The following coding sequences lie in one Polluticoccus soli genomic window:
- the arfB gene encoding alternative ribosome rescue aminoacyl-tRNA hydrolase ArfB, whose translation MHDLSIEVFFRTARSGGKGGQNVNKVETMAEAWWHIDSSQAVTQEEKEWIKDKLKNRINKEGYLIVKSSETRSQLENKHIALHKLQELVTQATIKPKKRKPTKVSKAAKERRLESKRRDSEKKQMRRKDW comes from the coding sequence ATGCACGACCTATCAATTGAAGTATTCTTCCGCACAGCGCGTAGCGGAGGCAAAGGCGGTCAGAATGTGAACAAGGTAGAGACCATGGCCGAAGCATGGTGGCATATCGATTCCTCACAAGCTGTTACCCAGGAAGAGAAAGAATGGATAAAAGATAAGCTGAAGAATCGTATCAATAAGGAAGGGTATCTTATTGTAAAAAGCAGTGAGACGCGTTCGCAGCTGGAGAATAAGCACATCGCGCTGCATAAACTTCAGGAGCTGGTCACACAGGCTACGATCAAACCAAAGAAACGCAAGCCAACGAAAGTCTCCAAGGCAGCAAAAGAAAGGCGCCTTGAGTCCAAGCGCCGTGATTCTGAAAAAAAGCAAATGAGGCGTAAAGACTGGTAA
- the murA gene encoding UDP-N-acetylglucosamine 1-carboxyvinyltransferase — MGAFEIRGGNPLKGIITPQGAKNEALQVLCAALLTDEPVTFKNVPDILDVNTLIELLGDMGVKVERPAPNTVKLHARDINTEYFTDKTFKKKSGKLRGAVMLAGPMLARFRKAHIPQPGGDKIGRRRLDTHIRGFERLGVKFHYDAEEYMFSLDGHHLAGAHIMLEEPSVTGTANIIMAAVMAEGITTIYNAACEPYVQQLARMLNNMGARISGIGSNMLTIEGVKKLRGCTHTMLADMIEVGSFIGLAAMTKSEITIKNAGVQHLGIIPETFQRLGIQLEIKGDDIHVPAQENYKIHTFIDGSILTVYDHPWPGFTPDLLSIVLVVATQAKGTVLVHQKMFESRLFFVDKLIEMGAQIVLCDPHRAVVIGLNRQVPLRGIPMVSPDIRAGVALLIAALSAQGKSVIQNIDQIDRGYERIDERLRALGADIKRID; from the coding sequence ATGGGCGCTTTCGAGATAAGGGGCGGTAATCCGCTTAAAGGCATCATTACGCCTCAAGGTGCTAAAAACGAAGCCTTACAGGTTTTGTGTGCAGCACTGCTCACAGATGAACCTGTAACATTTAAAAACGTTCCGGATATTCTGGATGTCAACACGCTTATTGAATTGCTGGGCGACATGGGCGTAAAAGTTGAACGCCCGGCACCTAATACAGTTAAACTGCATGCAAGAGATATCAATACCGAGTACTTTACCGATAAAACTTTCAAAAAGAAATCGGGCAAGCTGCGTGGTGCTGTAATGCTTGCAGGCCCAATGCTGGCACGTTTCCGCAAAGCGCATATACCGCAACCGGGTGGCGATAAAATAGGCCGCAGAAGGCTTGATACCCATATCCGTGGCTTCGAAAGGCTCGGTGTAAAGTTCCATTACGATGCAGAAGAGTATATGTTCAGCCTGGATGGGCATCACTTGGCCGGTGCCCATATCATGCTCGAAGAGCCTTCAGTAACAGGTACAGCCAACATCATTATGGCAGCTGTTATGGCCGAAGGTATTACCACCATTTATAACGCTGCCTGCGAACCGTATGTGCAGCAACTGGCGCGTATGCTCAATAACATGGGCGCACGCATCAGCGGTATCGGGTCGAATATGCTGACCATTGAAGGAGTTAAAAAACTGAGAGGCTGCACGCACACGATGCTGGCAGACATGATCGAAGTTGGTTCCTTTATTGGCCTTGCAGCCATGACGAAGAGCGAGATCACTATTAAGAATGCAGGGGTTCAACACCTCGGCATCATACCCGAAACTTTTCAACGGTTAGGCATACAACTGGAGATCAAGGGCGATGATATCCATGTACCAGCACAAGAGAATTACAAGATTCATACGTTCATCGATGGATCAATACTCACTGTCTATGATCATCCATGGCCAGGCTTTACGCCCGATCTACTAAGTATTGTGCTGGTAGTAGCAACACAAGCTAAAGGCACTGTGCTGGTTCACCAGAAGATGTTTGAAAGTCGTTTGTTCTTTGTCGATAAGCTGATAGAAATGGGTGCTCAGATCGTGCTCTGCGATCCGCACCGTGCGGTAGTCATTGGCCTCAACAGGCAGGTACCTCTACGTGGCATACCAATGGTATCTCCGGATATCCGTGCTGGTGTGGCACTACTGATCGCTGCTCTATCGGCGCAAGGCAAGAGTGTCATCCAAAACATCGACCAGATCGATCGAGGATACGAACGAATCGACGAGCGTTTACGGGCGCTTGGCGCAGACATAAAACGTATAGACTAG
- a CDS encoding DUF4290 domain-containing protein has protein sequence MEYNTTRSKLLMPEYGRNVQRMVEYLMTIEDRDKRRKNAEAIIELMGTLNPHLKTIEDYKHKLWDHLVQMTDFKLDVDAPYPPPTPEELYRKPEVLPYPQASIKHRHMGKNLDALIQKALAETDPEKKQGFTQAIGYYMKLAYTNWHKEPVHDDMIKSELAELSNGELHYEPGGYKVYFDTRSNFKQNQGGGGGNRNRNFKGGGGSQGGQRGGGGQGGNYGGGGNYNKNRKFKNKNK, from the coding sequence ATGGAATATAATACTACGCGCAGCAAACTGCTGATGCCTGAATACGGACGGAATGTGCAGAGGATGGTAGAGTACCTGATGACCATTGAAGACCGCGATAAGCGCCGCAAAAATGCTGAGGCCATCATAGAACTGATGGGCACACTGAACCCACACCTAAAGACCATTGAAGACTACAAGCATAAATTGTGGGATCACCTGGTTCAGATGACCGACTTTAAACTGGACGTTGACGCACCATATCCTCCACCAACACCGGAAGAGCTATACAGGAAACCTGAAGTACTGCCTTATCCGCAAGCCAGTATCAAACACCGCCACATGGGTAAGAACCTGGATGCGCTGATACAAAAAGCTTTGGCAGAAACAGACCCCGAGAAAAAGCAAGGCTTCACACAGGCCATCGGTTATTACATGAAGCTCGCGTACACCAACTGGCATAAAGAGCCTGTTCACGACGATATGATCAAAAGTGAACTGGCCGAATTGAGCAATGGTGAGCTGCATTATGAGCCAGGGGGATACAAGGTATACTTCGATACGCGCAGTAACTTTAAGCAAAACCAGGGAGGGGGTGGCGGCAATCGCAACCGCAACTTTAAAGGTGGTGGCGGTAGCCAGGGTGGCCAACGCGGCGGTGGCGGCCAGGGCGGCAACTACGGTGGTGGTGGTAACTACAATAAAAACCGTAAATTCAAAAACAAGAACAAATAA
- a CDS encoding deoxyguanosinetriphosphate triphosphohydrolase — protein MTELLPDYLHFYTMNWASLYSAKRTGDRQGKTFNPDQVRNSFLRDYDRIIFSSAFRRLQNKTQVFPLPRAVFVHNRLTHSLEVASVGRSLGKSAGDALAEKYGPVNETFAEFYKYELPSVIAAACLAHDIGNPPFGHSGEDAIRTYFTTLEGDSRKMVHDALSENQLKDLEKFEGNSNAFRILTNNFNEIDPGGYRLTYATLASIVKYPCASVEGFNKSTGLIATKKSGFFDSELDVYKQIAAELEIPKTEGFEHVYSRHPFVFLTEAADDICYRIIDMEDAHRLHILTLYTIKELFYPFFEKESEYYNTLEYLDKKVNSLVDDNQKVQFIRAKWIGLMTEKLSKAFMDNEEALLAGTLQKDLMKCLPKHEQELIDRINDFSYKYIYNYKSVVEIEIAGYNVIGGLLKEFVHAVLYHGQAKSGKLLQLVSKQFPLKLTADSLYSDIQSIVDFISGMTDLYAIDMYRKITGINVPEIR, from the coding sequence ATGACAGAGCTATTGCCAGATTATTTGCATTTTTACACGATGAACTGGGCCAGCCTCTACAGCGCCAAAAGAACCGGGGACAGACAAGGGAAGACCTTCAATCCGGACCAGGTGCGCAACTCATTTTTAAGGGATTACGACCGTATAATATTCTCTTCGGCCTTTCGCAGGCTGCAGAATAAGACGCAGGTGTTTCCCTTACCGCGTGCAGTTTTTGTGCACAATAGGCTGACGCACAGCCTGGAGGTGGCCTCTGTTGGCCGTTCTTTAGGTAAATCTGCTGGTGATGCCCTAGCTGAGAAATACGGACCGGTCAATGAAACGTTTGCTGAGTTTTATAAATATGAGTTGCCATCTGTAATAGCTGCTGCCTGCTTAGCGCACGATATCGGTAATCCACCTTTTGGGCATTCGGGTGAGGACGCGATACGTACCTATTTTACCACCCTTGAAGGCGATAGCCGGAAGATGGTACACGATGCACTTAGCGAGAACCAGCTGAAAGACCTGGAAAAGTTTGAAGGTAACTCGAATGCATTCAGGATACTTACCAACAATTTCAATGAGATCGATCCCGGAGGATACCGCCTAACATACGCTACCCTTGCCTCGATCGTTAAATACCCCTGTGCATCGGTCGAGGGCTTCAACAAGAGTACCGGACTGATAGCTACGAAGAAATCCGGCTTTTTCGATAGCGAACTAGATGTATACAAGCAAATAGCTGCGGAACTGGAGATACCTAAAACCGAAGGCTTTGAACATGTATACTCTCGACATCCATTCGTTTTCCTGACCGAAGCAGCTGACGACATATGCTACCGTATCATCGATATGGAAGATGCACATCGCCTCCACATCTTAACACTGTATACGATCAAGGAGCTTTTTTACCCATTCTTTGAAAAAGAATCCGAATATTATAACACCCTGGAATATCTCGATAAGAAAGTAAACAGCCTTGTAGACGATAATCAGAAGGTGCAATTCATTCGCGCTAAGTGGATAGGCCTGATGACAGAGAAGCTGTCGAAGGCGTTTATGGATAATGAAGAAGCACTTTTAGCGGGTACTTTGCAAAAGGACCTGATGAAATGCCTGCCTAAACATGAGCAGGAGCTGATTGACCGGATCAATGATTTCTCGTACAAGTATATTTACAATTATAAGTCAGTTGTAGAGATAGAAATTGCAGGTTACAATGTAATAGGTGGTTTGCTGAAAGAGTTTGTGCATGCCGTGTTGTATCATGGCCAAGCCAAGTCGGGCAAACTCCTGCAACTGGTATCAAAACAGTTCCCACTTAAGTTGACAGCAGACAGTTTGTATAGCGATATACAGTCGATAGTTGACTTTATATCTGGCATGACCGATCTGTATGCAATAGACATGTACCGCAAGATCACTGGTATTAACGTGCCTGAAATAAGATAG
- a CDS encoding S-adenosylmethionine:tRNA ribosyltransferase-isomerase, which translates to MHPSQLRIEDFTYNLPDEKVAQYPLAERDSSKLLVYKSGQISDSSYSKLPDHLPSNALLVFNQTKVIHARLLFKKETGGVIEVFCLEPHQQYADVQTAMLQSGKVWWKCMIGGASKWKYGMVLSIHHNGPDFTLSATIVEREQSTFTLELTWDSELTFAEVLHHVGKVPLPPYLHREAEQGDESTYQTVYAKVEGSVAAPTAGLHFTEQLLNRLSEKGITKEYVTLHVGAGTFKPVKSETMKEHEMHAEWIDVSIETLQNLISNLGKHVVAVGTTSMRTLESLYWIGAKLLQGLTPDFAEIAVHQWDPYELTADIPTEKALRAVIDYLLLAKQSKLVTRTQILIAPGYTPRVVKGLITNFHQPQSTLLLLVAALIGNDWRKVYDHALANDYRFLSYGDGCLLMP; encoded by the coding sequence ATGCACCCGTCGCAGTTAAGAATAGAAGATTTTACCTACAACCTTCCTGATGAGAAGGTGGCGCAGTACCCTTTGGCAGAACGGGATAGTTCGAAACTACTGGTATATAAAAGCGGCCAAATATCAGATTCTTCTTACAGCAAGTTGCCGGATCACCTCCCGTCAAACGCACTCTTGGTATTCAACCAGACCAAGGTTATACACGCGCGGCTGCTGTTTAAGAAAGAAACCGGTGGTGTCATAGAAGTTTTTTGCCTGGAACCGCATCAGCAATATGCTGATGTGCAAACGGCTATGCTGCAAAGTGGCAAGGTTTGGTGGAAATGCATGATTGGCGGCGCCAGCAAGTGGAAATACGGGATGGTGCTGAGTATCCACCATAATGGTCCCGATTTCACCCTGAGCGCAACGATCGTGGAGCGGGAGCAAAGTACGTTCACTCTGGAGCTCACTTGGGATTCGGAACTGACATTTGCTGAAGTCTTACATCATGTTGGTAAGGTACCCTTGCCCCCCTATCTGCATCGCGAAGCTGAGCAAGGCGATGAATCTACTTACCAGACCGTTTACGCCAAAGTAGAAGGCAGCGTCGCGGCCCCTACGGCAGGTCTGCATTTTACCGAGCAGCTGCTCAATAGACTTAGCGAAAAAGGTATCACCAAAGAGTATGTGACCTTGCACGTAGGTGCGGGAACCTTCAAGCCGGTAAAGTCTGAAACCATGAAGGAGCACGAGATGCATGCAGAGTGGATAGATGTGTCTATAGAGACCTTACAGAACCTCATATCTAATCTTGGCAAACATGTCGTCGCCGTAGGAACCACCTCTATGCGCACGTTGGAAAGCTTGTACTGGATAGGTGCTAAGCTGCTACAGGGTTTAACGCCTGATTTCGCGGAAATCGCAGTTCACCAGTGGGATCCCTATGAGTTGACGGCCGATATACCAACTGAAAAGGCGCTTCGGGCGGTTATAGATTACTTGTTACTGGCCAAACAATCCAAACTGGTTACCAGAACACAAATACTCATAGCGCCAGGTTATACACCAAGGGTTGTAAAAGGCCTTATTACCAATTTCCATCAGCCGCAATCTACCCTCTTGCTGCTCGTGGCGGCTCTTATCGGTAATGATTGGCGAAAGGTCTATGATCATGCACTGGCGAACGACTATCGCTTTCTCAGCTATGGAGATGGTTGTTTATTAATGCCTTAA
- the nadC gene encoding carboxylating nicotinate-nucleotide diphosphorylase: MTTKEFIAAALKEDIGSGDHSTLAAIPKDAKGKAVLKVKENGILAGVDLAQEIFRFLEPDTSFSIYKHDGDVVAHGDVAFEVAADVHTILQAERLTLNCMQRMSGIATLTRKYVDKIKDYKTKILDTRKTTPLFRTFEKQAVLIGGGQNHRIGLYDMVMLKDNHIDFCGGIEKAIERTNEYLKANELDLKIEVETRSLDDVRRILAVGGVHRIMLDNYNPELLKQAVELIAGKYETEASGGINLNNIVDYAKTGVDYISVGAIIHHAVSMDLSLKAQIL; encoded by the coding sequence TTGACCACGAAAGAGTTTATAGCTGCGGCATTGAAAGAAGATATTGGTTCTGGCGATCATTCTACACTGGCCGCCATTCCGAAAGACGCAAAAGGTAAGGCGGTTCTGAAAGTAAAGGAGAACGGCATATTGGCTGGCGTGGACCTTGCTCAGGAAATATTTCGTTTCCTGGAACCTGATACCAGTTTTTCTATCTATAAACACGACGGCGACGTAGTAGCACATGGCGATGTGGCATTTGAAGTAGCGGCTGACGTTCATACCATTCTACAAGCAGAGCGCCTTACGCTCAATTGCATGCAGCGCATGAGTGGTATTGCAACGCTGACTCGCAAATACGTTGATAAGATCAAAGACTATAAAACCAAAATACTCGACACCCGAAAGACAACTCCGCTATTCCGTACATTTGAAAAGCAGGCAGTGCTTATTGGAGGCGGGCAGAATCACCGGATAGGTCTGTATGATATGGTGATGCTCAAAGACAACCATATCGATTTTTGTGGCGGTATCGAAAAAGCCATAGAGCGCACTAATGAATACCTCAAAGCAAATGAGCTGGATCTGAAGATAGAAGTCGAAACCCGTTCGCTTGACGATGTAAGAAGAATACTGGCGGTAGGTGGCGTACACCGTATTATGCTTGATAATTACAACCCTGAGTTGTTGAAACAAGCTGTAGAACTGATTGCCGGCAAATATGAAACGGAAGCATCGGGGGGTATCAACCTCAACAATATAGTAGACTACGCAAAAACAGGTGTCGATTACATTTCTGTTGGAGCGATCATTCACCACGCAGTAAGCATGGATCTCAGCCTGAAAGCGCAAATTCTATGA
- a CDS encoding diacylglycerol/lipid kinase family protein, whose translation MSKQHLVFVINQKSGVDRRKSVQQAIDKRLDLNRFSYEIVHTEYPKHGTFIAREAAAKKAYAVVAVGGDGSVNDITAGLWGSDTALAIVPKGSGNGMARTLGIPRNTEQAIDIINKGNLTKIDIGFANGVPFISNAGVAFDVLISNEFAKSTRRGFAIYSWLVTKHLWMYKENDWTIKIDGNEVKEKAFIISVANGKQFGYNFQIAPEASWTDGLFDIIVIRKFPKMLGGQLVIKAMNGSLTQSKYVQHYRGKEVVISHPLLNMMQLDGDARPCEHTVRFHLEQCAQKVVVP comes from the coding sequence ATGAGTAAACAGCACCTGGTCTTCGTGATCAATCAAAAGTCGGGAGTAGACAGAAGAAAAAGTGTACAGCAGGCGATAGACAAGAGACTTGATCTGAACAGGTTCAGTTATGAAATAGTTCACACCGAATATCCCAAACACGGAACATTCATTGCCCGTGAAGCTGCTGCAAAAAAAGCTTATGCTGTGGTAGCTGTCGGCGGAGATGGTTCCGTAAACGATATAACCGCCGGGCTTTGGGGCTCAGACACCGCGCTGGCTATTGTTCCTAAAGGTTCGGGTAATGGTATGGCGCGTACGCTGGGCATTCCCCGAAACACCGAGCAAGCCATCGACATTATCAACAAAGGCAACCTTACTAAAATAGATATTGGCTTTGCTAATGGCGTGCCTTTTATCAGCAATGCGGGTGTGGCATTTGACGTGTTGATCTCTAACGAATTTGCTAAAAGCACTCGCCGTGGATTTGCTATTTACAGCTGGTTGGTCACCAAACATCTTTGGATGTACAAAGAGAACGACTGGACCATCAAGATAGACGGCAACGAAGTAAAAGAGAAAGCTTTTATCATCAGTGTCGCCAATGGCAAGCAGTTTGGTTACAATTTCCAGATTGCCCCTGAAGCTAGCTGGACAGATGGGCTTTTCGATATAATCGTGATCCGTAAATTCCCCAAAATGCTTGGCGGACAATTAGTGATAAAGGCAATGAATGGATCGCTCACCCAGAGCAAGTATGTTCAACACTACCGGGGTAAAGAGGTGGTTATTTCTCATCCATTATTGAACATGATGCAGTTGGATGGTGATGCGCGACCTTGTGAACATACCGTGCGGTTCCACCTGGAGCAATGTGCTCAGAAAGTGGTTGTTCCTTAG
- a CDS encoding lysophospholipid acyltransferase family protein, producing MYYLLLVLLYPISLLPLQVLYLLSDLFYIIVYHLVGYRKAIVMDNLQHAFPQKTEQELLAIRKEFYRNFCDQWIETIKLLSISQKELNKRVTGNWEVFHQVDAKEKNTYALLGHTFNWEWANVVCQYNVAQQFVGFYMPATSEAFDKLMIKARTRSGAWLISMKAKKAMQRLEGVRYIVGLVADQNPSALQHAVWLNFMNRETAFFNGPEKLARRAKAAVVFAGINKVKRGYYNIHLHLLTEDASHTENGFVMQQYVQFMVQQLHSQPANWLWTHKRWKHKRS from the coding sequence ATGTATTATTTGCTGTTAGTCCTTCTTTATCCAATATCATTACTTCCACTGCAGGTATTATACCTGTTGTCCGATCTTTTTTATATCATCGTATACCACCTTGTCGGTTATCGGAAGGCTATTGTTATGGATAACCTCCAACATGCCTTTCCGCAGAAGACCGAACAGGAACTGCTGGCTATACGCAAAGAGTTCTACCGCAATTTCTGCGACCAGTGGATAGAGACGATCAAACTACTTTCTATCTCTCAGAAAGAACTTAATAAGCGCGTAACTGGCAACTGGGAAGTGTTTCACCAGGTAGACGCTAAAGAAAAGAACACCTATGCCCTGCTAGGTCACACTTTCAACTGGGAATGGGCCAATGTAGTTTGCCAATATAACGTGGCTCAGCAATTCGTGGGCTTCTATATGCCGGCAACCAGCGAAGCATTCGACAAACTAATGATAAAAGCCAGGACCAGGAGTGGAGCATGGCTGATATCAATGAAAGCGAAAAAAGCAATGCAACGACTTGAAGGTGTCCGGTACATTGTTGGACTGGTTGCCGACCAAAACCCCTCGGCATTACAACATGCAGTATGGCTGAACTTTATGAACCGCGAAACGGCTTTCTTTAACGGCCCTGAAAAGCTTGCCCGTAGAGCGAAGGCAGCTGTAGTATTCGCCGGCATTAATAAGGTGAAACGTGGTTATTACAATATCCATTTACATCTATTGACTGAAGACGCGAGCCATACCGAAAATGGTTTCGTAATGCAGCAGTATGTGCAGTTCATGGTGCAGCAGTTGCATAGTCAGCCAGCCAACTGGCTATGGACGCACAAGCGTTGGAAGCACAAAAGAAGCTAA
- a CDS encoding carbonic anhydrase gives MATYEQLFENNRKWVAEKVATDKDFLAKLASDQEPDYLYIGCSDSRVPANEIMGLEPGEVFVHRNIANLVANIDLNVMSVINYAVANLHVKHIIVCGHYNCGGVKAAMTPKDMGILNPWLRNIRDVYRLHEDELDGIKDEHEKYNRLVELNVVEQCRNVIKTAVVQKSYAENGYPVVHGWVFDLKTGLLKDLNIDFEAVLKQIQKIYNLTGSH, from the coding sequence ATGGCAACATACGAACAGCTCTTCGAGAACAACAGGAAATGGGTAGCCGAAAAAGTGGCAACTGATAAGGACTTCCTTGCAAAACTCGCCAGTGACCAGGAACCTGATTACTTGTATATAGGCTGTTCCGACAGCCGCGTTCCGGCCAATGAGATCATGGGCCTGGAGCCGGGAGAGGTGTTTGTGCACCGGAACATTGCCAACCTTGTGGCCAACATCGATTTGAATGTAATGTCGGTGATCAACTATGCGGTGGCGAACCTGCACGTAAAACACATTATTGTTTGTGGTCATTATAACTGTGGCGGCGTAAAGGCTGCCATGACGCCAAAAGACATGGGTATTCTCAATCCATGGTTACGAAATATCAGGGATGTATACCGCCTCCACGAAGATGAGCTAGATGGAATAAAGGACGAGCATGAGAAATACAACAGGCTGGTAGAATTGAACGTAGTGGAACAGTGCAGGAATGTGATCAAAACTGCAGTGGTTCAGAAATCGTATGCGGAGAATGGCTATCCTGTTGTTCACGGTTGGGTCTTTGATCTGAAAACAGGGTTACTGAAAGATCTGAATATAGATTTTGAAGCCGTATTGAAGCAGATCCAGAAGATATATAACCTTACAGGGTCGCATTAG
- a CDS encoding fumarylacetoacetate hydrolase family protein has product MKLVTYSKQGTEQLAFLVDNLLYDTNAVNAALPTTMKELLNNWEQLIGTAREAEQQVKAGKSSVQGMPYETATVLAPVPNPTSCRDGYAFRQHVAAARRNRKVDMIAEFDQYPIFYFTNHNAIQGPGEIRCMPDHFQKLDFELESSIVLCKKGRNIKAEEADEYIAGYMIMNDMSARTLQMEEMLLNLGPAKGKDFSTVIGPMLVTPDELEPYKVPAKEGHVGNNYSLKMRCWVNGVLVSEGNTADMDWTYAEIVERCAYGADILPGDVIGSGTVGTGCFLELNGTGLLNDPNYKVQWLQPGDVVEMEIDGLGKLKNTIVAENTDWSILNLKKK; this is encoded by the coding sequence ATGAAACTGGTTACATATTCTAAGCAAGGCACAGAGCAGCTTGCTTTCCTGGTAGACAATTTACTGTACGACACTAATGCAGTTAACGCTGCGTTGCCTACTACAATGAAAGAGCTGCTGAATAACTGGGAGCAGCTTATTGGCACAGCTCGTGAAGCAGAGCAGCAAGTAAAAGCTGGTAAGAGTAGCGTGCAAGGCATGCCGTATGAAACTGCCACCGTGTTAGCGCCAGTCCCTAATCCTACGTCGTGCCGCGATGGCTATGCGTTCAGGCAGCACGTGGCCGCGGCCCGTCGCAACCGTAAGGTAGATATGATAGCTGAATTCGACCAGTATCCTATCTTCTACTTCACCAATCACAACGCCATACAGGGGCCGGGGGAAATACGTTGCATGCCCGATCATTTCCAGAAACTGGATTTTGAACTGGAATCATCGATTGTCTTGTGCAAAAAAGGTAGGAACATCAAAGCTGAAGAAGCGGACGAATATATAGCCGGCTACATGATCATGAATGACATGAGCGCCCGTACACTGCAAATGGAAGAAATGTTACTAAACCTCGGACCTGCAAAAGGAAAGGACTTCAGTACGGTAATAGGCCCAATGCTGGTTACACCAGATGAGCTGGAGCCGTATAAAGTGCCTGCTAAAGAAGGCCATGTTGGTAATAACTACAGCTTGAAAATGCGTTGCTGGGTGAATGGTGTGTTGGTAAGCGAAGGCAATACAGCTGACATGGACTGGACTTATGCTGAGATTGTTGAACGTTGTGCTTATGGTGCTGACATTCTTCCGGGCGATGTTATTGGTAGTGGTACTGTAGGTACAGGTTGTTTCCTCGAGCTGAACGGGACAGGGCTGCTCAACGATCCTAACTACAAAGTGCAATGGCTGCAGCCTGGTGATGTTGTAGAAATGGAGATCGATGGCCTAGGCAAGCTTAAGAATACTATAGTTGCTGAAAACACTGACTGGAGCATTTTGAACCTGAAAAAGAAATAA